A genomic window from Henningerozyma blattae CBS 6284 chromosome 3, complete genome includes:
- the SIS1 gene encoding type II HSP40 co-chaperone SIS1 (similar to Saccharomyces cerevisiae SIS1 (YNL007C); ancestral locus Anc_1.398), giving the protein MVKETKLYDLLGVSSSASDAEIKKGYRKAALKYHPDKPTGDTEKFKEISEAFEILSDSNKRSVYDQYGLDAARNGGPSFQGQSGFPGGGGSTHSFSNDDAFNIFSQFFGSNDSGFSGFSSGFPSGAGGARFSSSGFPGGMGGMPGGMGSMPGGMGGMPAGMGGMPGGMPGGFSSASPHEEEVVSVDIPVSLEDLFTGKKKSFKIGRKGMRGEPEKVQIDINLKPGWKEGTKLTYKNHGDYNPSTGGRKTLQFIIKEKKHPLYKRDGDNIIYTLPLTFKESLLGFSKTLQTLDGRTLPLSRSQPVQPTEENTYPGQGMPISKNPGQRGNLIIKYKINYPISLTDSQRRAIADNF; this is encoded by the coding sequence ATGGTTAAAGAAACTAAATTGTACGATCTATTGGGTGTCTCATCCTCCGCTTCAGATgcagaaattaaaaaaggtTATAGAAAGGCAGCTTTGAAATATCATCCAGACAAACCTACTGGTGAtactgaaaaatttaaagaaatttcagAAGCTTTTGAAATCCTAAGCGATTCCAACAAGAGATCAGTTTATGATCAATATGGTCTGGATGCTGCAAGAAATGGTGGTCCCTCTTTCCAAGGCCAATCAGGTTTCCCAGGCGGTGGTGGTTCTACtcattctttttcaaatgatgatgcatttaatatcttttctCAATTCTTTGGTTCAAACGATTCAGGCTTTTCAGGTTTCAGTAGTGGATTCCCAAGTGGTGCTGGTGGTGCAAGATTTTCTTCAAGCGGATTCCCAGGTGGCATGGGTGGTATGCCCGGTGGGATGGGAAGTATGCCAGGTGGTATGGGCGGTATGCCCGCCGGTATGGGTGGTATGCCAGGTGGTATGCCAGGTGGCTTTTCATCTGCTTCACCTCATGAAGAAGAAGTCGTCTCTGTCGATATCCCTGTTAGtttagaagatttattCACTGGtaagaaaaaatcttttaaaataggTAGAAAGGGGATGCGTGGAGAACCTGAAAAAGTTCAAATCGATATCAATTTAAAACCTGGTTGGAAAGAAGGTACAAAACTAACCTATAAAAATCATGGTGATTATAACCCTTCTACTGGTGGTAGAAAGACTTTACAATTCATtataaaagagaaaaaacaTCCCCTATACAAGAGAGACGGTGATAATATCATATATACTTTACCTCTTACTTTTAAAGAATCTTTACTAGGGTTTTCCAAGACTTTACAAACATTAGACGGAAGAACTTTACCACTCTCGAGATCTCAACCGGTACAACCTACTGAAGAAAATACTTATCCTGGTCAAGGTATGCCGATTTCTAAAAACCCTGGTCAAAGAGGtaatttgattattaaatataaaattaattaccCAATATCTTTAACCGATTCTCAAAGACGTGCCATTGCTGacaatttctaa
- the STP22 gene encoding ubiquitin-binding ESCRT-I subunit protein STP22 (similar to Saccharomyces cerevisiae STP22 (YCL008C); ancestral locus Anc_1.412) codes for MLLTIVQHIYISCLRQIYKDAKATFHDSMVVLSEFKQLRPRTRVFTNSEGSSELLLCIYGEPVPESSIQTPVLIWVPQNYPAEPPNVFLDLEKLQNARIRISNHIDSNGRIFLPILNKWDYRTSTLQSLLIELIHTIYSTTLVDPVISVSPDKFNSSRPMGNQPVQSPPLPPLPSKKLLEQQSQSIQNDSINNDQRDNNTFQIPSSYKQNEIHDSSNNENNYQKFESTPSISPSITDISSQQTTGSDTSIHLSKHMVDTSIDHQCMERTQYNVDNSFNPHFNHPNNSNQYIRNNSNLSHSSYNTNSINIPLESSSMKSPQLPPKPYFNSRINSNNSSINQAVQTKPSLISPSANTVPLNTNNTTTVKSDIHILPINQNINARNKPPLKPPAPPSIDILTSYDNNKDTGDPRYKDAINQLQNTLNSLDITASNNLESQVINRKKAMESALLQFENMYKYECDVLKNTDDQINQKLHDIESQEIILDKEIQKVDLFKEKNNEDLLDPNTLASAETIAINQLYELVATDYALTDSIQLLSRLLSREIITLEIFVKKNRELARKQFLTRVHINKITQYLV; via the coding sequence ATGTTACTAACAATTGTGcaacatatatatatatcttgtTTAAGACAGATTTACAAAGATGCTAAAGCCACTTTCCATGATTCTATGGTAGTTTTGAGCGAATTTAAGCAGTTGAGACCAAGAACTCGTGTTTTCACAAATTCTGAAGGTAGTTCAGAGCTATTACTCTGCATATATGGGGAACCTGTACCAGAATCTTCCATTCAAACTCCTGTATTAATATGGGTCCCCCAAAATTATCCTGCAGAACCTCCTAATGTATTCCTAGATTTGGAAAAACTACAAAATGCTAGAATAAGAATCAGTAATCACATTGATTCTAACGgtagaatatttttaccCATTCTAAATAAGTGGGACTATAGGACTTCTACATTACAATCACTACTTATTGAATTAATCCATACAATCTACTCTACCACACTCGTTGATCCTGTAATAAGTGTATCACCTGATAAATTTAACTCATCAAGACCAATGGGTAACCAACCAGTACAGTCACCACCTTTACCACCTTTACCTAGCAAAAAACTACTCGAGCAACAATCACAATCTATTCAAAACGATAGTATTAACAATGATCAACGTGATAACAATACCTTCCAAATACCCTCATCATACAAGCAAAATGAAATACATGATTCTTCCAATAATGAGaataattatcaaaaatttgaatctaCTCCATCAATATCGCCTTCAATAACAGATATATCCTCTCAACAGACCACAGGGTCGGATACTTCCATACATTTATCAAAACATATGGTCGACACTTCAATTGATCATCAATGTATGGAAAGAACACAATATAATGTggataattcatttaatccACATTTCAATCATCCAAATAATTCCAACcaatatattagaaataacTCTAATCTGTCACATTCATCATACAATACAAATTCTATCAATATACCGTTGGAATCTTCCTCTATGAAATCCCCACAACTTCCACCTAAACCATATTTCAACTCTAGaataaattctaataattcatcaatcAATCAAGCAGTTCAAACGAAACCATCTCTTATTTCGCCATCTGCCAATACTGTGCCCcttaatacaaataatacaacTACTGTTAAAAGTGATATTCATATATTGCCAATTAATCAAAACATTAATGCTAGAAATAAACCCCCATTAAAACCACCTGCACCTCCATCCATTGATATATTAACTTCATATGATAATAACAAGGATACTGGTGATCCAAGATATAAAGATGCCATTAATCAACTACAAAATACATTAAATTCATTGGATATTACagcttctaataatttagaaagtCAAGTGATTAACAGGAAGAAAGCTATGGAATCTGCATTACtacaatttgaaaatatgtataaatatgaatgtgacgttttgaaaaatactGATGATcaaattaatcaaaaattGCACGATATTGAATCTCAAGAAATTATACTAgataaagaaattcaaaaagtAGATTTGtttaaagagaaaaataacGAGGATCTATTGGATCCTAACACACTCGCCAGTGCTGAGACGATTGCTATAAACCAATTATATGAATTGGTGGCTACTGATTATGCACTTACAGATTCAATTCAACTTTTAAGCAGACTTTTAAGCCGTGAGATAATTACACTAgaaatttttgttaaaaaaaatagagaaTTAGCAAGAAAACAGTTTTTAACTAGAGTTCATATAAATAAGATTACACAGTATTTAGTGTAA
- the RLP7 gene encoding Rlp7p (similar to Saccharomyces cerevisiae RLP7 (YNL002C); ancestral locus Anc_1.401) — protein MSSVNPEVILRKRRNTDRTRLEKQELSREKRLAKERENRKNKNKFIRIESIASNTLATGREKERIKRISKLEKLERKNYFLTIREIENNEEDEEESLIKEKIEYDGKPTLLFVVRVKGPNLASMPHKVWKILKVLRLVDINSGVFVKLTNETFGLFKLIAPYVIVGTPSLASIRSIIQKRARVINDEGNSVVMNDNNLIEERLGEKCGVICMEDIIHEIAQMGEFFNQCNFFMEPFKLNREVSGFNALSKLNKIKAKEYQNKRRMVNNSCNAPVVKVDVDEILSKIN, from the coding sequence atgtCTAGTGTAAACCCAGAAGTGATACTTCGTAAGAGAAGAAATACTGATAGAACCCGGTTAGAAAAACAAGAGTTATCTAGAGAGAAAAGATTGGCTaaagaaagagaaaatcgtaagaataagaataaatttattagaattgaaaGTATTGCATCCAACACGTTAGCTACAGGGAGAGAAAAGGAAAGAATCAAGAGAATTTCTAAATTGGAGAAATTGGAACGTAAAAACTATTTTCTAACAATCagagaaattgaaaacaacgaggaagatgaagaagaaagtttgattaaagaaaaaatagaatatgATGGTAAGCCAACACTATTGTTTGTTGTTAGAGTCAAAGGTCCCAATCTAGCTAGTATGCCACATAAAGTTTGGAAGATTTTAAAGGTTCTAAGGTTGGTGGATATAAACAGTGGTGTATTTGTTAAATTGACGAATGAAACATTTGGATTGTTTAAATTGATTGCGCCATATGTGATTGTTGGTACACCTTCGTTGGCCTCTATCAGATctattattcaaaagagAGCTAGAGTGATCAATGATGAAGGAAATAGTGTTGTAatgaatgataataatttgattgaaGAAAGATTGGGAGAGAAGTGTGGTGTTATATGTATGGAGGATATTATACATGAGATTGCGCAAATGGGggaatttttcaatcaatgtaattttttcatgGAACCATTTAAATTGAATAGAGAAGTTTCAGGGTTTAATGCATTGAGTAAATTGAATAAGATTAAAGCCAAGgaatatcaaaataagAGAAGAATggttaataattcttgtaatGCACCAGTTGTCAAGGTTGATGTTGATGAAATATTGTCTAAGATCAACTGA
- the RFX1 gene encoding Rfx1p (similar to Saccharomyces cerevisiae RFX1 (YLR176C); ancestral locus Anc_1.400): MAPRTNPPKPVPQPWVNPAQHVSPHVSQHASQHVSPQLSHTPQFSQAQAQSQLQMQSPIQMQSQLQSQLQSQQDAPPRLAQPSIHHLLGQPLLPSLHVPPVPAASGAGSGAGSSASASASASAQPPFYYLLNKHPAATPTAPDEPSAKRQHTSPTQAHAQPSEYHAPPHYTSAVQPDPKLKRLSSFHSTVMNPASSPPATGLGVSNSTGIPPGTVPTGTVSTGMVPAGAVASSSASTGASTGAAAKGKQGVRRNTQEAMAKTIAERYKDQPISNYVSVVKKAEMDVLGMNLQTHTKSEIQAAEQNRERERQVYAFLWLLQNCRSDSDSYVPRGRIFAQYASSCASNSLKPLSQASLGKLIRAVFPDLTTRRLGIRGQSKYHYCGLKLLSDEPVPPEESLFPSAFSAPFPGFPTSPGINAATTTATTTTASATPLPLQMPPPTALSLSASESINSSASASASASASASASASASASASTSASVSASVSTVASASAGGAITNGNSPINSPSNSPITPHDEMIFIKDLFACVFQNDVIHNSLQNNQLKFPPIPKNQLTQSDIDIISSLESLYFVYCNTLFENIQFFKFDEIPNCISLFNSGSVSPQMYNLFISEPLFDWIFQCDLITHIALIKYLSKYVLCSYSISTNKLNRLQSFANDYPHLVSKSIIDLPVPIVSKKLQIVEMFAKLLKKLIRLIKLSRLLIKSLHINKLQMKSDWAQVINLEDVKETVVVSPLPIMNLIKDFLKIQISILLRDSTEQITTSSAHTLLPPLPTPTSDSDSDEQDYQTEQSALNNLIKSYCDFVSTTNDISPDKLMFQLARFSESVMEELLLKSSINSTTWFYNKNFTLQLLNYCSEVGKFIHL; the protein is encoded by the coding sequence ATGGCTCCCCGTACCAACCCACCCAAGCCCGTGCCGCAGCCCTGGGTAAACCCTGCACAGCACGTTTCGCCGCACGTTTCACAGCACGCTTCACAGCACGTTTCGCCCCAGCTCTCGCATACACCGCAGTTTTCACAGGCCCAAGCCCAATCGCAGCTGCAGATGCAGTCCCCGATACAAATGCAGTCCCAACTGCAGTCCCAACTGCAGTCCCAGCAGGACGCGCCACCTCGTCTGGCCCAGCCTTCGATCCACCACCTGCTGGGCCAGCCGCTGCTGCCTAGCCTGCATGTGCCGCCAGTGCCAGCCGCCTCTGGCGCTGGCTCTGGCGCTGGCTCCTCTGCCTCTGCCTCCGCCTCCGCCTCCGCCCAGCCGCCCTTCTATTACTTGCTCAACAAGCACCCAGCCGCCACGCCCACGGCGCCAGACGAGCCCTCTGCCAAACGCCAGCACACTTCTCCTACACAAGCACATGCTCAGCCTTCAGAGTACCATGCGCCTCCCCATTACACCTCTGCCGTCCAGCCAGACCCCAAACTCAAGCGTCTGTCTAGCTTCCATTCCACAGTAATGAACCCGGCAAGTTCTCCTCCTGCTACAGGGCTCGGCGTTTCCAATAGTACCGGGATCCCACCGGGAACCGTCCCCACGGGAACGGTCTCCACGGGAATGGTCCCCGCTGGCGCTGTCGCAAGCTCCAGCGCCAGCACAGGCGCCAGCACAGGCGCGGCTGCCAAGGGCAAACAAGGCGTCCGTCGCAATACTCAAGAAGCAATGGCCAAAACCATCGCAGAACGTTACAAAGATCAACCAATCTCCAACTACGTCTCGGTGGTGAAAAAAGCTGAAATGGACGTTCTCGGCATGAACCTACAAACGCATACAAAGTCCGAGATCCAGGCCGCAGAACAAAACCGCGAACGCGAAAGACAAGTTTACGCGTTTCTGTGGTTGCTCCAGAATTGCCGCTCAGACAGCGACTCGTATGTCCCGCGTGGGCGTATCTTTGCCCAGTACGCTTCGTCGTGTGCTTCCAACAGTCTCAAGCCTCTGTCGCAAGCTTCCTTGGGTAAATTGATCCGTGCAGTGTTCCCAGACTTGACCACCCGTCGTTTGGGGATCCGTGGTCAATCAAAGTACCATTATTGTGGGTTGAAACTTCTTTCGGACGAGCCTGTTCCACCAGAAGAGTCGTTGTTCCCATCGGCCTTCTCTGCTCCGTTCCCTGGATTCCCCACTTCACCGGGAATCAATGCGGCTACTACGACTGCTACCACGACAACAGCATCAGCAACCCCGCTGCCTTTGCAAATGCCTCCTCCTACAGCTTTGTCATTATCAGCTTCTGAATCCATCAATTCAAGCGCCAGTGCCAGTGCCAGTGCCAGTGCAAGTGCAAGTGCAAGTGCCAGTGCAAGCGCCAGTGCAAGCACAAGCGCCAGTGTCAGTGCCAGTGTAAGCACTGTAGCCAGCGCAAGCGCCGGTGGTGCCATCACTAATGGCAACTCCCCCATAAACTCCCCTTCCAACTCCCCCATTACTCCACACGACGAAATGATCTTTATCAAAGATCTCTTTGCATGTGTTTTCCAAAACGACGTCATCCACAACTCTTTGCAAAacaatcaattgaaattccCTCCAATCCCCAAAAACCAATTGACTCAATCCGATATAGACATTATCTCCTCTTTAGAATCCTTGTATTTCGTGTATTGTAATACCCTTTTCGAAAACatccaatttttcaaattcgaTGAAATCCCCAATTGTATTTCCCTCTTCAATTCAGGGTCCGTTTCCCCACAGATGTATAATTTGTTCATCTCCGAACCATTGTTTGATTGGATCTTCCAATGCGATTTAATCACTCATATTGCATTGATCAAATACTTATCCAAATACGTTCTATGTTCGTATTCCATCTCaactaataaattaaacaGATTACAATCATTCGCCAATGATTACCCTCATCTCGTCTCGAAATCCATCATCGATCTTCCTGTCCCCATTgtttctaaaaaattacaaatcgTCGAAATGTTTGccaaattattgaaaaaattaattcgTCTAATCAAATTATCTCGCTTACTCATCAAATCTCttcatataaataaattacagATGAAATCCGATTGGGCTCAAGTGATCAATCTCGAGGACGTCAAAGAAACCGTCGTCGTCTCTCCTCTCCCCATCATGAACCTCATCAAAGATTTCCTCAAGATTCAAATATCTATACTTCTCAGAGACTCTACAGAACAAATCACTACCTCTTCTGCTCATACTCTCCTGCCTCCTCTGCCTACACCCACTTCAGATAGTGATTCCGATGAACAAGATTACCAAACAGAACAATCTGCATTAAACAATTTGATCAAATCCTATTGTGATTTCGTATCCACTACAAACGACATCTCCCCTGATAAATTGATGTTCCAATTGGCAAGATTCTCGGAATCAGTCATGGAAGAAttacttttaaaatcttcCATAAACTCTACAACTTggttttataataaaaatttcactctacaattattaaattattgttCCGAAGTTGGCAAGTTTATACATCTCTAA
- the LEU2 gene encoding 3-isopropylmalate dehydrogenase (similar to Saccharomyces cerevisiae LEU2 (YCL018W); ancestral locus Anc_1.402) has protein sequence MVEIKNIVVLPGDHVGQEIVEEAVKVLKIVEEKRHGVKFNFQYHLIGGDAIDKTGDPLPDETLEAAKQSDAVLLGAVGGPKWGTGKVRPEQGLLKIRKELGLYGNLRPCKFISDKLIGLSPLKEEVCKGTDFVVVRELVGGIYFGERQEDDGSGVAWDSEKYSIEEVKRITKMAAFLSLQNDPPLPIWSLDKANVLASSRLWRAAVDETIAEFPNLKVQHQLIDSAAMMLVKNPTQLNGIILTNNMFGDIISDEASVIPGSLGLLPSASLASLPDKNKAFGLYEPCHGSAPDLARGKVNPVATILSAAMMLKLSLDMVQEGEAIERAVSVVLDRGIRTADLGGNSTTSELGDAVAQELGRILEHN, from the coding sequence ATGGTAGAGATTAAAAACATTGTTGTATTACCTGGGGATCATGTTGGTCAAGAAATTGTGGAAGAAGCAGTTAAAGTTTTGAAAATTGTAGAAGAGAAACGTCATGGTGTCAAGTTTAATTTCCAATACCATTTGATTGGAGGTGATGCTATTGACAAGACCGGGGATCCATTACCAGATGAAACGTTGGAAGCCGCCAAGCAGAGTGATGCCGTCTTGTTGGGTGCAGTAGGCGGACCTAAATGGGGGACGGGGAAAGTTAGACCGGAACAAGGTTTATTGAAGATTAGAAAAGAGCTGGGATTGTATGGGAATTTAAGACCATGTAAGTTTATTAGTGACAAGTTGATTGGATTGTCTCCATTGAAAGAAGAAGTTTGTAAGGGGACGGATTTTGTAGTTGTACGAGAGTTGGTTGGTGGTATCTATTTTGGAGAGCGTCAAGAAGATGACGGGAGTGGTGTTGCATGGGATAGTGAAAAATACTCGATTGAGGAGGTGAAGAGGATTACCAAGATGGCCGCGTTCTTGTCTTTGCAAAACGACCCACCCTTGCCGATCTGGTCGTTGGATAAGGCCAATGTTCTTGCGTCTTCGAGATTGTGGAGAGCGGCAGTGGACGAGACAATAGCGGAATTCCCAAATTTGAAAGTCCAGCatcaattgattgattCTGCAGCAATGATGTTGGTGAAAAACCCCACTCAGTTGAACGGTATCATCCTGACGAACAACATGTTTGGGGACATCATCTCGGACGAGGCGTCGGTGATTCCTGGCTCATTGGGGTTATTACCCAGTGCATCTTTGGCATCCTTACCGGACAAGAACAAGGCGTTTGGGCTGTACGAGCCCTGCCATGGATCTGCGCCGGACTTGGCACGGGGCAAAGTGAATCCTGTGGCTACGATCTTATCTGCTGCGATGATGTTGAAACTGTCGTTAGATATGGTACAAGAGGGGGAAGCTATCGAGAGAGCAGTGAGTGTTGTATTGGACAGGGGTATCAGAACTGCAGATTTGGGGGGTAACAGCACTACGAGTGAGCTTGGAGACGCTGTTGCACAGGAGTTGGGGAGAATCTTGGAGCACAACTAA
- the VMA9 gene encoding H(+)-transporting V0 sector ATPase subunit e (similar to Saccharomyces cerevisiae VMA9 (YCL005W-A); ancestral locus Anc_1.413) produces the protein MSFYTVVFTFLAVSAISAIFWRFAPQENRTVWRSTVILSLAMMFLMWAITYLAQLHPLVVPRRSDLRPEFAD, from the exons ATGAGTTT TTACACTGTTGTATTCACATTTTTGGCTGTTTCTGCCATTTCTGCTATCTTCTGGAGATTTGCCCCGCAAGAAAATAGAAC AGTTTGGAGAAGTACCGTTATTCTTTCACTAGCCATGATGTTCTTAATGTGGGCTATTACATACTTGGCTCAATTACATCCATTAGTTGTACCACGTCGTTCAGATTTGAGACCTGAATTTGCagattaa
- the CBF5 gene encoding pseudouridine synthase CBF5 (similar to Saccharomyces cerevisiae CBF5 (YLR175W); ancestral locus Anc_1.397) → MSKDYVITPEASGSVANTSEWPLLLKDFDKLLVRSSHYTPIPNGSSPLKRDLKSYISSGVINLDKPSNPSSHEVVAWIKRILRCEKTGHSGTLDPKVTGCLIVCIDRATRLVKSQQGAGKEYVCIVRLHDALKDEKDLGRSLENLTGALFQRPPLISAVKRQLRVRTIYESNLIEFDNKRNLGVFWASCEAGTYMRTLCVHLGMLLGVGGHMQELRRVRSGALSENDNMVTLHDVLDAQWVYDNTRDESYLRKIIQPLETLLVGYKRIVVKDSAVNAVCYGAKLMIPGLLRYEEGIELYDEVVLITTKGEAIAVAIAQMSTVDLASCDHGVVATVKRCIMERDLYPRRWGLGPIAQKKKQLKADGKLDKYGRINENTPEDWKKNYVDESAEGTKTSEKSSEETKPLIKEVEKKEEKKEEKKEEKKEEKKEEKEEKKERKKRKKRRKRRKRKTKRKKEKKRKAEDEDGESEKKKKKSKK, encoded by the coding sequence ATGTCAAAAGATTATGTTATTACACCAGAAGCTAGTGGTTCCGTTGCTAATACTAGTGAATggccattattattaaaagattttgataaattattagttaGAAGTTCTCATTACACTCCTATCCCAAATGGTTCTTCCCCATTAAAGAGagatttaaaatcatataTTAGTTCTGGTGTTATTAACTTAGATAAACCATCTAATCCATCATCCCATGAAGTTGTTGCTTGGATTAAACGTATTTTACGTTGTGAAAAGACTGGTCACTCTGGTACCTTGGATCCAAAAGTTACTGGTTGTTTAATTGTTTGTATTGATAGAGCTACTAGATTAGTCAAATCTCAACAAGGTGCTGGTAAAGAGTATGTTTGTATTGTTAGATTACATGATGCTctaaaagatgaaaaagatttagGACGTTCATTAGAAAACTTAACTGGTGCTTTATTCCAAAGACCACCTTTAATTTCTGCTGTTAAACGTCAATTACGTGTTCGTACAATTTATGAATCTAATttgattgaatttgataataaaagaaactTGGGTGTCTTTTGGGCATCATGTGAAGCAGGTACTTATATGCGTACACTTTGTGTTCATTTAGGTATGTTGTTGGGTGTTGGTGGTCATATGCAAGAATTACGTCGTGTTAGATCTGGTGCTTTAtctgaaaatgataatatggTTACATTACATGATGTTTTAGATGCCCAATGGGTTTATGATAATACTAGAGATGAATCGTATTTAAGAAAGATTATTCAACCATTAGAAACTTTATTAGTTGGTTATAAGAGAATTGTCGTTAAGGATTCTGCCGTTAATGCTGTTTGTTATGGTGCCAAATTAATGATTCCAGGTTTATTACGTTATGAAGAAGGTATTGAATTATATGATGAAGTTGTTTTAATTACTACTAAAGGTGAAGCTATTGCTGTTGCTATTGCTCAAATGTCTACAGTTGATTTGGCTTCATGTGATCATGGTGTTGTTGCTACTGTGAAGAGATGTATTATGGAAAGAGATTTATATCCAAGAAGATGGGGTCTTGGTCCAATAGCAcaaaagaagaaacaaTTGAAAGCTGATGGTAAATTGGATAAATATGGCCGTATAAATGAAAACACTCCAGAAGATtggaagaagaattatGTGGATGAATCTGCTGAAGGAACCAAGACTAGTGAAAAATCTAGCGAAGAAACTAAAccattaattaaagaagttgaaaagaaggaagaaaagaaggaagaaaagaaggaagaaaagaaagaagaaaagaaggaagaaaaggaagaaaagaaagaaagaaagaaaagaaagaaaagaaggaaaagaaggaaaagaaagacaaaaagaaaaaaagaaaaaaagagaaaggcagaagatgaagatggtGAATCtgaaaagaagaagaagaaatccAAGAAATAG